A region of Cardinium endosymbiont of Sogatella furcifera DNA encodes the following proteins:
- the uvrB gene encoding excinuclease ABC subunit UvrB has product MSFKIVSSYEPAGDQPKAIRELVAHINRGVTSQVLMGVTGSGKTFTIANTIQALNRPTLVISHNKTLAAQLYGELRSFFPNNLVEYFVSYYDYYQPEVYLPASGTYIEKELAINDELERLRLSTVAALLSDRRDVIVVASVSCIYGLGKPESFKRNSHLFRVGDALSRNNLLKCFVEMLYSRDDSACTRGRFRVMGDTIDLFVAYGDYAYRFIFWGDELEAIHIIDPASGSKRKELQEAFIFPANLFIMGKDILDNAVEQIQEELHRQVNHFNAIGKLEEAKRLQERTALDLDMLRELGYCSGIENYTRYIDGRSVGERPFCLLDYFPKDYLMVIDESHVTIPQFRAMAGGDRARKINLVTHGFRLPSAMDNRPLSFDEFEQLIHQVIFVSATPADYELESSGGVVIEQVIRPTGLLDPEIEVRPTLHQMHDILEEIQQIVKKGERVLITTLTKRMAEELTDYLVHAQIRCRYIHSEIKTLDRVVILNALRNGTFDVLVGVNLLREGLDLPQVSLMIILDADKEGFLRNVRALIQTIGRVARHAQGRVLMYADRVTTSMEQAISETQRRRALQIAYNTQHHIIPSSVCQQQPAIALEDNRLDAFGQVADEERAFPTVVSDCTAPYGKQASLQERIKLLEDQMYQAAEALQFLEADRLKEAVESLKKQSNAS; this is encoded by the coding sequence ATGTCATTTAAAATTGTTTCATCCTATGAACCTGCCGGCGATCAGCCCAAAGCTATTCGTGAACTTGTGGCCCACATCAACCGTGGGGTAACGAGCCAAGTATTGATGGGCGTTACGGGATCTGGAAAAACCTTTACGATAGCCAATACCATTCAAGCGTTAAATAGGCCTACGCTAGTGATCAGCCATAACAAAACCTTAGCGGCGCAACTATATGGTGAGTTGCGTTCCTTTTTTCCCAATAATTTAGTTGAATATTTTGTATCCTATTACGATTACTATCAACCAGAAGTCTATTTGCCAGCTAGTGGTACCTATATAGAAAAGGAGTTAGCGATTAATGATGAATTGGAGCGGTTGCGTCTTAGTACAGTGGCTGCTTTGTTAAGTGACCGGAGAGATGTCATTGTAGTAGCTTCTGTTTCCTGTATTTATGGGCTGGGTAAGCCAGAATCTTTCAAGCGCAATAGCCATTTATTTCGCGTAGGCGATGCATTATCGCGTAATAATCTTTTAAAGTGTTTTGTGGAGATGCTCTATAGCCGAGATGATAGTGCATGTACACGTGGGCGCTTTCGCGTCATGGGAGATACCATTGACCTATTTGTGGCTTATGGAGATTATGCCTATCGTTTTATCTTTTGGGGAGATGAACTGGAAGCCATCCATATCATAGATCCTGCCTCTGGTAGCAAACGCAAAGAGCTACAAGAAGCTTTTATTTTTCCTGCTAATCTTTTTATAATGGGGAAAGATATATTGGATAATGCGGTAGAACAGATTCAAGAAGAGTTGCATAGGCAGGTAAACCATTTCAATGCAATTGGCAAGTTGGAAGAGGCCAAGCGGCTACAAGAAAGGACAGCGTTAGATTTGGACATGCTGCGAGAACTGGGGTATTGTTCTGGGATTGAAAATTATACACGCTATATAGATGGCAGGTCAGTTGGAGAGCGTCCTTTCTGTTTGCTAGACTATTTTCCTAAAGATTACCTAATGGTTATTGACGAAAGCCATGTTACCATTCCCCAGTTCAGGGCTATGGCAGGAGGGGATCGGGCTAGAAAAATAAATTTAGTAACACATGGTTTTAGGTTGCCATCTGCTATGGACAATCGTCCATTAAGTTTTGATGAATTTGAACAACTGATCCATCAGGTTATTTTTGTTAGTGCAACGCCTGCTGATTATGAACTAGAAAGTTCGGGTGGCGTCGTTATAGAGCAGGTTATACGTCCTACTGGGTTATTAGATCCTGAAATAGAGGTGCGTCCTACACTGCATCAAATGCATGACATCTTAGAAGAGATTCAACAGATTGTTAAAAAAGGGGAACGGGTATTAATTACCACCTTAACCAAACGCATGGCAGAAGAACTGACCGATTATTTAGTGCATGCCCAAATCCGTTGTAGATACATCCATTCTGAGATCAAAACGTTAGACCGTGTGGTCATATTGAATGCCCTACGCAATGGTACTTTTGATGTACTTGTGGGTGTCAACTTGTTGCGGGAAGGGTTGGATTTGCCCCAGGTTTCCTTGATGATTATTTTAGATGCAGATAAAGAAGGTTTTTTGCGCAATGTGCGCGCGCTGATCCAAACCATAGGCCGGGTAGCGCGTCATGCACAAGGGCGTGTGCTCATGTATGCAGATAGGGTAACCACTTCTATGGAACAGGCTATTAGCGAAACACAACGTAGGCGTGCTTTACAAATCGCTTATAATACACAACATCATATTATTCCTAGTTCTGTATGCCAACAACAACCTGCTATAGCTTTAGAGGATAATAGGCTCGACGCGTTTGGACAAGTAGCGGATGAGGAGCGTGCTTTTCCGACCGTTGTTTCCGACTGTACGGCGCCTTATGGCAAACAAGCCTCCCTACAAGAACGCATTAAGCTATTGGAAGATCAAATGTACCAAGCGGCAGAAGCACTACAGTTTTTGGAAGCAGACCGATTAAAAGAAGCCGTAGAAAGCTTAAAAAAACAGAGCAACGCTTCCTAG
- a CDS encoding MlaE family ABC transporter permease, giving the protein MFGNPIPYRMFLARVAKECIQVGVDALFIVCIISIFMGGATCIQLASQLKNPLITKDFIGVAVRNMTVSELAPTVIGIVFTGNIGSSIASELGSMRISEQIDALEIMGVNANNYLVLPKIIATVLMYPLLVIIAMFLSIYGGFLSCKWLTSIPPQAYINGLRNAFDAYDVHVALYKSLVYAFIISSIACYKGFFTRGGALDVGKSSTNAVTSSCIAILIADLFLVYVLLGHRI; this is encoded by the coding sequence ATGTTTGGCAATCCCATTCCATATCGCATGTTTTTGGCCCGGGTTGCGAAAGAATGTATTCAGGTAGGGGTTGATGCCCTCTTTATTGTTTGTATTATTTCCATTTTTATGGGCGGGGCTACTTGTATTCAGTTGGCATCTCAATTAAAAAATCCACTGATCACAAAAGATTTTATAGGTGTTGCGGTACGGAATATGACCGTTTCTGAATTAGCCCCAACAGTAATTGGTATTGTTTTTACGGGAAACATCGGTTCTAGTATAGCCAGTGAGCTGGGTTCTATGCGGATTAGTGAGCAAATAGATGCCTTAGAGATTATGGGTGTAAATGCAAATAATTATTTGGTTTTACCTAAAATTATTGCTACCGTCTTGATGTATCCATTGCTGGTGATTATTGCTATGTTCCTTTCTATTTATGGAGGGTTTCTCTCTTGTAAGTGGCTCACTTCAATTCCCCCTCAAGCCTATATCAATGGGTTAAGAAATGCGTTTGATGCATACGATGTCCATGTGGCACTTTATAAATCATTGGTTTATGCTTTTATTATCTCTTCTATTGCTTGTTATAAAGGTTTTTTTACAAGGGGGGGGGCATTAGATGTAGGCAAATCCAGTACAAATGCTGTGACCAGTAGTTGTATTGCGATTCTGATCGCAGACTTATTTTTAGTCTATGTTTTACTTGGTCATCGTATCTAA
- a CDS encoding ABC transporter ATP-binding protein, whose translation MITFENISKSFNDKVVLNGLTGRFKAGQISLVIGASGTGKSLLIKCLLGLVMPDRGVSLFDERDLVYGDKPLQTEIRREIGMLFQGGALFDSKNIEENIRFPLDVLTAMSASEKKDRVHACLEQVGLTDAKHKMPNELSGGMKKRAGIARAIVNHPKYLFCDEPNSGLDPQTALKIDELIAQVTHTYQTTTVIVTHDMNTILSLGDFILFLHQGKKSWEGSSKDILHTRLKPLQDFLFVGKMKELLS comes from the coding sequence ATGATTACCTTTGAAAACATTTCTAAATCTTTTAATGACAAGGTGGTCCTAAATGGGCTCACGGGTAGATTTAAAGCTGGGCAAATCAGTTTAGTAATAGGTGCCAGTGGAACGGGTAAAAGTCTGTTAATAAAATGTTTACTTGGATTGGTTATGCCAGATCGCGGCGTTTCTCTTTTTGATGAGCGGGATCTAGTATATGGCGATAAACCGCTACAAACTGAAATAAGAAGGGAAATTGGTATGCTCTTTCAAGGAGGGGCTTTATTTGATTCTAAAAATATAGAGGAAAATATTCGCTTCCCATTAGATGTACTCACTGCTATGAGCGCATCAGAAAAGAAAGATCGTGTACATGCATGTCTGGAACAAGTAGGCCTTACAGATGCCAAGCATAAGATGCCCAATGAATTAAGTGGGGGTATGAAAAAGCGCGCTGGTATTGCTAGAGCTATTGTGAACCATCCTAAATATCTTTTTTGTGATGAACCGAACTCAGGGCTAGACCCCCAAACCGCACTTAAAATAGATGAATTAATTGCCCAAGTAACCCATACCTATCAAACCACTACTGTAATTGTGACCCATGATATGAATACCATTTTATCCCTAGGCGATTTTATTTTGTTCCTGCACCAGGGCAAAAAATCATGGGAAGGTAGTTCTAAAGATATTTTACATACCAGACTAAAGCCATTACAAGACTTTCTGTTTGTTGGCAAGATGAAAGAACTCCTAAGCTAA
- the glyA gene encoding serine hydroxymethyltransferase, which translates to MIQEDSIILKLIAKEKIRQEEGLELIASENFVSAQVAAATGSILTNKYAEGLPGKRYYGGCQIVDEIESLAIERAKALFHVDWVNVQPHSGSQANAALMMALLKPGDKILGFDLSHGGHLTHGSSVNFSGKLYQSFFYGVNRETGCVEWEEVARKAREVQPVLMICGASAYSRDWDYARLRVIADEVGAFLWADIAHPAGLISQGLLNNPFPYCHFVTTTTHKTLRGPRGGMILMGKDFKHPKTNAKGIVQNMSALLDSAVFPGTQGGPLVHSIAAKAVACYEAMTSDFKTYAIQVQKNAKVMAQALMDKGYTIVSNGTDNHLLLVDLSSKNITGKQAEAALQKAAITTNKNLIPFDPTTPQVTSGIRLGTAAVTTRGLVASDMLLIVEWIDDVLKNIGNEHKIKKVKEAVNRYMRHFPLTTVDHLS; encoded by the coding sequence ATGATCCAAGAAGATTCGATTATTCTTAAGCTGATAGCAAAAGAAAAAATACGTCAAGAGGAAGGGTTAGAATTGATCGCTTCTGAAAATTTTGTTTCTGCTCAAGTAGCTGCTGCTACAGGCAGTATTCTAACGAATAAGTATGCAGAAGGTCTTCCAGGTAAGCGCTATTACGGTGGTTGTCAGATTGTGGATGAAATAGAGTCTTTAGCTATTGAACGGGCTAAGGCATTGTTCCATGTCGACTGGGTGAATGTGCAACCCCATTCTGGTTCACAAGCCAATGCAGCGTTGATGATGGCGCTGTTAAAGCCTGGTGATAAAATACTTGGGTTTGATCTATCCCATGGTGGTCACTTAACCCATGGCTCCTCTGTAAATTTTTCTGGCAAGCTATATCAATCTTTTTTTTATGGTGTAAACCGAGAGACGGGATGTGTGGAGTGGGAGGAAGTAGCCCGAAAGGCAAGGGAGGTACAACCTGTTCTGATGATTTGTGGTGCCTCTGCCTATAGTCGTGATTGGGACTATGCCCGGTTACGCGTGATTGCAGATGAAGTAGGGGCATTTTTGTGGGCAGATATTGCCCATCCTGCAGGTCTTATTAGCCAGGGGTTACTCAATAATCCTTTTCCTTATTGCCACTTTGTTACTACTACCACGCATAAAACATTACGAGGTCCTCGAGGGGGTATGATACTGATGGGAAAAGATTTTAAGCATCCTAAAACCAATGCCAAGGGGATAGTACAAAATATGTCGGCTCTACTCGATTCGGCTGTCTTCCCTGGTACGCAGGGTGGGCCATTGGTCCATAGTATTGCTGCTAAGGCTGTTGCCTGCTACGAAGCTATGACCAGTGATTTTAAAACATATGCCATACAGGTACAAAAAAATGCAAAGGTAATGGCGCAAGCATTGATGGATAAAGGCTATACAATTGTATCTAATGGAACGGATAACCACCTGTTGTTGGTGGATTTATCTAGTAAAAATATAACGGGTAAACAAGCAGAAGCAGCCTTACAAAAAGCAGCGATTACCACGAATAAAAATTTAATTCCTTTTGACCCTACTACGCCACAAGTGACCTCAGGGATCCGTTTGGGTACAGCGGCAGTAACGACTAGGGGATTGGTGGCCTCTGATATGCTATTGATCGTAGAATGGATAGATGATGTGCTTAAAAATATTGGCAATGAACATAAGATTAAAAAGGTCAAGGAAGCAGTCAATAGATATATGCGCCATTTCCCCTTAACAACGGTTGATCATTTGAGCTAG
- a CDS encoding ankyrin repeat domain-containing protein, with protein sequence MQPLSFFHFSTKALQIIVFLGGLTSSGFSTHATSEATEVSGASQPTVVYTALIWAIQENNLQKVSTLLLDRKKINNQDFLGYSPLHYAAKYAKPAIVDCLIKSKVLLDQVSVRNGNTPLLLAVERGHKKIVSLLLAAGANPNIVNRQGYNALQLAIQKNRKDLVQLLLQAGAMCDTEPSPLWIAIKACNLPIVQMLLQQKQMVETKDKKGYTVLHWAARQNVVALFRALLNAGRFNINAKATNGATPLHLIAANKKSKLLKTLLHCCLLEINAQDCTGSTPLHYAVATQQRKSVDRLLRYPAIDVNIQNNIGQTALHYAVQCQDRAIVKKLLVHAGRGVWIKNKEGLTPLELAMHQNNTKLYKLMLVHVGLLGMD encoded by the coding sequence ATGCAACCATTATCTTTTTTCCACTTTTCTACCAAAGCGTTACAAATCATTGTTTTTTTGGGGGGGCTAACCAGTAGCGGTTTCTCTACCCATGCTACATCAGAGGCTACTGAAGTATCTGGCGCTAGTCAACCTACTGTTGTTTATACAGCGTTGATATGGGCTATTCAAGAGAATAACTTACAAAAAGTTTCAACTCTATTACTTGACCGAAAAAAGATTAATAATCAAGATTTTTTAGGATATAGTCCTTTGCATTATGCGGCTAAATATGCGAAACCAGCCATTGTGGACTGTCTGATTAAGTCCAAAGTTTTGTTGGATCAGGTAAGTGTTAGAAATGGCAATACCCCCCTGTTGCTTGCGGTTGAAAGAGGGCATAAAAAGATTGTATCGCTTTTACTAGCAGCTGGTGCCAATCCAAATATAGTCAATCGTCAAGGCTATAATGCATTACAACTTGCTATTCAAAAAAATAGGAAGGATCTTGTGCAATTATTATTGCAAGCAGGCGCTATGTGTGATACGGAGCCTAGCCCTTTATGGATCGCTATTAAAGCGTGTAATCTGCCAATCGTTCAAATGCTGTTGCAGCAAAAACAGATGGTAGAAACGAAAGATAAAAAAGGATATACTGTGTTGCATTGGGCGGCTCGTCAAAATGTAGTAGCGCTCTTTCGTGCATTACTAAACGCTGGACGTTTTAACATTAATGCCAAAGCAACTAACGGTGCTACACCTTTGCACCTTATAGCTGCAAATAAAAAAAGTAAGCTGTTAAAAACTTTGCTCCACTGTTGCTTGTTGGAGATAAATGCACAAGATTGCACAGGTAGTACGCCATTGCATTATGCAGTCGCTACGCAGCAACGGAAAAGTGTAGATCGTTTGTTGCGTTATCCGGCTATTGATGTGAATATACAAAACAATATAGGCCAAACTGCTTTACATTATGCGGTACAGTGCCAAGATAGGGCTATTGTAAAAAAACTACTGGTACACGCTGGTAGAGGCGTATGGATAAAAAATAAAGAAGGGCTTACACCATTAGAACTAGCCATGCATCAAAATAATACTAAGCTGTATAAGTTAATGCTTGTCCATGTAGGTCTTTTAGGTATGGATTAA
- the gap gene encoding type I glyceraldehyde-3-phosphate dehydrogenase gives MKKVAINGFGRIGRLALRNLLSCSDLQVVALNDLANSATLAHLFKYDSNYGPFRGQVTCDDTSITIDNQRIHVYASAHPSALPWKTLGVDIVIEATGRFLDQAGASSHLTAGAKQVVLSAPAKDHTIPTVVLGINDAILKTKPAIISNASCTTNCLAPVAKVLDDHFGIAQGVINTIHAYTADQSLQDAPHNDLRRARAAALSIIPTSTGAAQAIGLVMPHLAGKLDGMAMRVPVANGSVVDFTAILKQEATQKSLNEAMYQAAQGPLRHILAYTEEPIVSVDVIGTTYSSIVDGKLTYVDGKLAKIISWYDNEGGYAHRLVDIIRLL, from the coding sequence ATGAAAAAAGTTGCAATTAATGGATTTGGTCGTATTGGTCGATTGGCCTTACGGAATCTTTTATCCTGTAGTGATCTACAGGTAGTAGCGCTGAATGACCTGGCCAACAGTGCTACTTTAGCCCATTTATTTAAATATGACTCTAACTACGGTCCTTTTAGGGGGCAAGTCACATGTGATGATACGAGTATAACCATAGATAACCAGCGCATCCATGTCTATGCCTCAGCGCATCCATCTGCATTGCCCTGGAAGACACTAGGTGTAGATATAGTCATAGAGGCTACAGGCCGTTTCTTAGACCAAGCAGGCGCCAGTAGCCATTTAACAGCAGGTGCCAAACAAGTAGTACTTTCTGCACCTGCTAAAGATCATACCATTCCCACTGTTGTACTGGGTATTAATGATGCGATTTTAAAAACCAAACCAGCGATTATATCTAATGCCTCTTGTACAACCAATTGTTTGGCACCCGTTGCTAAGGTATTAGACGACCATTTTGGTATAGCACAAGGGGTCATCAATACCATCCATGCCTATACAGCTGACCAATCGTTGCAAGATGCACCACATAATGATTTAAGAAGAGCAAGAGCCGCTGCACTTTCTATTATTCCTACTTCTACAGGCGCTGCCCAAGCTATAGGGCTGGTTATGCCCCATTTAGCTGGGAAACTAGATGGTATGGCCATGCGTGTGCCTGTTGCGAACGGTTCAGTGGTTGACTTTACCGCTATCCTAAAGCAAGAGGCTACTCAAAAGAGCTTAAATGAAGCAATGTATCAAGCAGCCCAGGGTCCACTTAGGCATATATTGGCCTATACAGAAGAACCGATTGTCTCTGTAGATGTAATAGGCACTACCTACTCCTCGATTGTGGATGGGAAACTCACCTATGTGGATGGTAAATTGGCAAAAATCATCAGCTGGTATGATAATGAAGGAGGATATGCCCACCGGCTGGTAGATATCATACGGTTGCTCTAA